The genomic window TACAGTGCTACCGATCTTAAAGTCGGTGTTTTTAGCGATACTTCGACGTTCTAATTCCCTCGTACTCTTCATACAAAAATGCCCTCATCTGAGGGCAATTGTGCTGCATTACTCTGTGTATTCCGGGCTATTTAACTTGTTGAGCAAAGGCTCATCACTTGTTAAATAACCCATTAACTCGGCCATCCACACCTTCACGCCAACCGCCCAACCACTGCGATCGCGAATCAAGATTTGCATAAGGACAGAGCTCCTTAGAGCGCCCACCTACACCAGCTTGGAATCCTTTGGAAAAAGCTCTATCTAAACGATCTCGTTTTTGTCTTTTCATGCAAGCGTCCTCTGTTCTACATAAAATAGAAGCAAAAGCTTCACCCATAGGAATAGTGCTTTTTTACCCTAAGATCAATCAAAAAAATCGCTCATTATATCGACTATTTATTAAACTATTGAGATCTTAGTTAAAAAAAATCGAGGCATTTTTGCCTCGATTTTTGAGTCTGAATTCAATCTTAAAAACTAGCCTTTGCGGCGACGGAACCAAATCAGTGGTAAGGCAAGCAACCAAGCCAAAGACGCGGCGCCCTTACGCTCATAGTTACCCGCCTCTGTACTATCATCTACGGTACAAGCCTCTCCATTGGTGGTTGGCTTAAGTACTACCATACGTGGAATATAAGCTGTCACAGGATCGCCATTACCGCTCAATTCAAATAGGGGTTTGCCATTTTCACCAATAATCAAATTTCCCTTATCATCAAACTGGTATGAGGGCTTACGAATAAAAGCGGTCCCGACAATAGTGCCATCTTCATTAATACTTGATGCCTCTACGACCAAGATATCACTTTTATACGTCAGTAGTTCACCAGAACCATCTTGTACTTCGACCTCATGACGAACCCAATTACCATCGCTACCTTTCTCATAACCTTTCGATTCGCAGGTGAGTAAGGTATTTAAGTCGCTAAATTCACCCGTGGATTTTTCATAGAGAAAACCAGCCTTAGGGCGAGGCTTTTCTTTATCATAGGTCGTTTCAATATAACCAACGACTTGGCCTTTATTATTGATATCCTTAGGCTTACTCGAAAGATCCGTTAGTTTTGTCGCAAAATCATTCGGAGTGACATAGCCAACATCAGGGGTATTTATATCAAAATAAAAGAATTTATCGCGTAAATATCCTTGGATATAACTGCGATAACTACCTACCACAATGCCATCATCGTTAATATCATAGGCAATCGAATTCGAGATAGAATCGCCCATTTTAATCCAGTGGTATTGATAGTTACCGTCGGTATCTTTAGACCAATAGGCAGCGTCCTGGCGCAGTTTATCGGTATTGTTATTGCGGTATACGTGCGAGCGTCCAACGACAACACCATTATCATTCACACCTAGGGCTTGGGCGGTGAAAGTTAACGTACTACCGCTTGCAGGCGTGAGCCCTAAAGGTAACGTCGTGCCAGTGGCGACACCGTTATCAATTTGCCATACATAGGCGCGGGTCTGATATTGGATATTACGTGTGCCGCTTTTATTTGGATATTGCTCGCGTTGCACACACACATCTAACGGCAAGGTATTATCCGAACTTAGGCAATAAGTAACACGATCGCCACCATATTTGCTGATATCGGTACTCGCATAACCCACAACAAGATTATTGTTATTCACCGCCGATGCTGCAGACCAACCGCCTAATTCAACGGTTTTATCGTCTTTGACATATTGAGTGTAAGGTGGTGGTAATGGAATTTCAGCGTCAGCCGTTTTCACCACGCCGCGGAATTCAAAGTCACGGTAATACCAATAATCATCCGTGACATCTGTGGTTGCAGTATTTTCGGTTTTCTTTTCGGGGGAAGTCATACTTCCGACTTTGACCCCCGCATCATTGATACCATAGTAAAAAGTATCGACGGAATTAATCACGCTAGTGTCACTTGGAACTGTAGTGCCATTAATGCTATCAAAAGTCGGTAACCAAGGATTAGATGTATCATCGTTTTCCTTAGCTACAAAGGTAAAGTTATTGGCAATAATTGGCTCTGTAATAGAATATGTAATGCTTTCTTCAGGTGCGATACCATCTTCAACATCAATCACACCATCTTCAACATCGGCGGTGCTGAGCTTTTTCTTACCCTTTGAAATGCCGACTAATTCATCATTTGCATTGACGCCTAAAGCATAACCGTTACGCGTCCCTTCGAGCGTGCCTTTCAGGTCATAATTGTCAATATTAACAATTTCATAGACAGGTGCGGCATGGGCACTATTCAATACGCCAAGGACACCTAAGGCAACCAAGGACAGGGCGTTATCCAACTTTAACTTCATTAATTCTATTCCCATTTTTATTATTGGTTTACTTCAGTGACTCAAGCTCTTCCCATCGCTCGAAGCAAACTTCCAATTGCTTTTCTTTATCCGCCAACTGGCTTAATACCTGATTGACTTTATCTTGCGCCTGACTGTAAAAATCGGGATTGCCGATAGTGGTTTGCAGTGCAAGGATATCTTCCTCTAACTGTTCCATCACATTGGGCAACGATTCTAATTCACGTTGTAACTTGTAAGACAGTTTTTTCACTGCTTTAACAGGTTCGGCCGCCTTGACTTCCACCGCTTTAGTGGGTGTCGCTGGAGCTTCGACCGTCTTTAATGAACTAGGTTCCTCAGAATAAAACTTTGCTCCCTGATCGACCGCATCCTGATAGCCCCCCACATATTCACTCCAGTGGCCGTTACCGGCATACCACCAGCTACTTGTGACAGTGTTATCGATAAACGCCCTATCATGGCTGACCAATAACAATGTGCCCTGATATTCGGTTAGCAGCGACTCTAGCAATTCTAGGGTCTCGATATCAAGATCGTTTGTCGGTTCGTCGAGAATGATAAGGTTTGCAGGGCGGATCAATAATTTAGCCAGCAATAAACGGTTCTTCTCGCCACCGGAAAGGGCTTTTACCGGCGTTCTCGCTCGCATAGGCGAGAATAAAAAATCCTGCAAGTAGCTTAATATATGGCGATCTTGGCCATTGATCGTAATGGTTTTTTTACCTTCGCCGACGTTATCTTCAACGGTCTGCTCAGGATCTAAGGCTTCACGGTATTGGTCAAAATAGGCAATTTCTAACTTAGTGCCGACTTTCACTTCGCCAGACTGGGGTTGTAGCTTTTCAATCAACAACTTAATCAGTGTTGATTTACCACAACCGTTTGGACCAATTAGGGCGATACGGTCACCCCGGATCACTGTAGTATTAAAGTTCTTAACCAGATTTTTATCGGGCAAATTGTAATTTAAGTCTTTAACATCAAATACTAACTTACCAGAACGCTCGGTTTCAGCCACCGCCATTTTGGCGTTACCCTGACGATTTAAACGCTCGCTGCGTTCTTGACGCAAAGCCTTGAGTGCACGCACTCGGCCTTCATTTCGAGTACGTCTGGCCTTCACGCCTTGGCGGATCCACACTTCTTCATCGGCTAGGCGTTTATCAAATAATGCATTTTTATCCGCTTCGACCCGTAGCCACTCCTGCTTACCATCAAGGTAAGCTTGATAATTGCCCGGCCACGAGGTAACAACTCCGCGGTCTAAATCCACTATTCGTGTTGCCATACGGGCAATAAAGCCCCTGTCATGGCTGATAAAAACAATGGCACCTTGATAATCGAGTAGAAATTTTTCTAACCACTCAATGGTATCAATGTCTAAGTGGTTGGTCGGTTCATCGAGCAGCAATAGATCAGGCTCACTCACCAGTGCGCGTGCCAATGCCACCTTACGTTGCCAACCACCGGATAGTTCGCTTAAGGATTTATCGGGATCTAAGCCTAACAGCTCGCAATTTTGTTGGATGCGCGAATCTAATTGCCAACCATTGTAATGGTCTAAGGTTTCCTGCAGGCTCTGCATTTCATTGAGCATGCGATCCATCATTTCAGGGGAGGCATGGGCTACATCGTGTGACAGCTGGTGATAACGTTCAAGCGCCTCACCCACTTCCTTAAGGCCTGCGGCAATATAGGCATACACTGTCCCTTGTTCGGCTTTAGGCGGATCTTGCTGTAAACGGCTAACAGTCACATTGCCATCAATGTTAAATTCACCCTCATCCAGCAGCACCTCACGGTCTAAAATCTTCAATAAGCTCGACTTGCCAGCACCATTGCGCCCAACAATACACACTCGCTCACCGCGTTCAATTGTAAAATCCGCATTCTGCAGTAGCGGCGTGTAACCATAGGCTAAAGAGCCATTATTGATACGAACCAGACTCAAACTAAGCTCCTAAAAAATCTTGTAATTGTGTTGCGTTAAATGGCCAAAATAGGCAGCGTCCGTCCCATGCTTTCACAACAGGGATCGACACGCTATAACGCTCCGCTAATATTTCATCATCGCAAATATCGATGGCTTGAAATGCAATCCCCGTCTTGGCGAGCAGTTCGGCGGCTAATTCACACAGATGGCATCCCTCTGTGTGGTATAGCACATAAACCTGCTGCGATTCAGACTTAGGGTCTAGTGGCAATTCAGGCATGGGTAATTAACCAAGTATTGTGTATATGGGGATTACGCTTGTAATCCAGCGGCAAGGTGATGTCATCAATGTTTTTAACTGTGATATTCATCTTAGTGAGTGTTTCTATATCCATCTTAAACTTACGTTTATTGTTGGAGAACACTAACTCCCCCGTTGGACTTAAGAGTTTCACTAAGGCGCCGAGTAAATTGACATGGTCCCGTTGGACATCGAAGGAATCTTCCATTCTTTTTGAGTTAGAAAAGGTAGGAGGATCGATAAAAATCAAATCATACTGCACTTTTTTATCGAGAGTACAATCGCGGATCCACTGTAAACAATCCGCTTGCACAAATTCATATTGCTTACCCTGCAGTCCATTAAGTGCAAAGTTTTCCTTTGCCCATGCAATATAAGTATTTGACATATCGACCGTGGTGACAGACTTCGCCCCACCGAGCGCCGCATGTACCGACGCAGAACCCGTATAGGAAAATAGGTTCAATACTCTGCGACCCTTTGCTTTTTGACCAACGAGACGCCGGGTCAATCTATGGTCAAGGAATAACCCCGTGTCTAAATAACCCGTTAAGTTCAACTTAAACTTAGCACCATACTCAGTGGTGATAAGTTCTAATTTACGCTCATCGAGCTTTTGATATTGATTCGTGCCCTTCTGACGCTCACGGGTTTTCATGATGATTTTATTAGGATTAATCCCAATCGCTGCAGGTAACGCCAACAGCACATCACTTAAACGACGCTTTGTAACAGCCTCAGGAATGGTCGCTGGCGCCATATATTCCTGCACTATCACATAGTCTAAATATTTATCGACTGCGACGTTATATTCAGGAATGTCGGCATCATAAATACGATAACTATCAATGCCTTCTTTGTTCGCCCACTTTTCTAACTGCTTCGCATTTTTCTTGATACGGTTCGCAAAGGCGGGCGCGATATCGGCAATATCAACCCCTTCAGGCAGCACTGGCGTATCACGACGTGTACTGGTCGCATGCAAGGTATAAATGTTAAAGGCACACTCGAGGGCACCGTTAAACATCTTCATTTGTTTATCGGCTTTCAGCTTGAGCGACGAGACTAGCTCAATATCACTACACAGCATGGCGACTTTCCAACCGCCGAATTCTTTTTTAAATTTATCGCCAAGTTGGTAATAAAGTTGCAAAAGTTCAGAGACATTACCCAAACGCTCGCCATAGGGCGGGTTGGTGATGAGATAGCCTTCTGCCGCGGGCGGCTCAATATTAAGGGCATTAGCGACCTTAAACTCGATGAGATCCAGCACGCCGGCATTTTCAGCATTGCGTTTAGCTAGGGCAACGAGGCGCGAATCAATATCCGAACCATAAAATTTAATCTCGCAGCGCTTAACCCCTAAGGAAGCGCGGGCCTTGGCTTCGGCGACAATCTCTTGCCATAGGGTTTTATCATGGCGACGCCAATGTTCAAATCCAAAACGACTGCGCTGC from Shewanella putrefaciens includes these protein-coding regions:
- the rmf gene encoding ribosome modulation factor, which produces MKRQKRDRLDRAFSKGFQAGVGGRSKELCPYANLDSRSQWLGGWREGVDGRVNGLFNK
- the rlmKL gene encoding bifunctional 23S rRNA (guanine(2069)-N(7))-methyltransferase RlmK/23S rRNA (guanine(2445)-N(2))-methyltransferase RlmL, encoding MLNFFAAAPKGFEYSLAQELTEFGATEIKESVAGVYFTAPLALAYRITLWTRLASRIVLVIYKGSCESAEQLYNAAYCIDWPAHFSNKSTFSIDFHGTGGFINNTQFGALKIKDAIVDRFRDDGDERPNVSRTDADFKVDAHFRNGVITIAMNFSGPSLHQRGYRSTTGEAPLKENLAANMLVRSGWQAAPSTLLDPFCGSGTVLIEAALMAADIAPGLQRSRFGFEHWRRHDKTLWQEIVAEAKARASLGVKRCEIKFYGSDIDSRLVALAKRNAENAGVLDLIEFKVANALNIEPPAAEGYLITNPPYGERLGNVSELLQLYYQLGDKFKKEFGGWKVAMLCSDIELVSSLKLKADKQMKMFNGALECAFNIYTLHATSTRRDTPVLPEGVDIADIAPAFANRIKKNAKQLEKWANKEGIDSYRIYDADIPEYNVAVDKYLDYVIVQEYMAPATIPEAVTKRRLSDVLLALPAAIGINPNKIIMKTRERQKGTNQYQKLDERKLELITTEYGAKFKLNLTGYLDTGLFLDHRLTRRLVGQKAKGRRVLNLFSYTGSASVHAALGGAKSVTTVDMSNTYIAWAKENFALNGLQGKQYEFVQADCLQWIRDCTLDKKVQYDLIFIDPPTFSNSKRMEDSFDVQRDHVNLLGALVKLLSPTGELVFSNNKRKFKMDIETLTKMNITVKNIDDITLPLDYKRNPHIHNTWLITHA
- a CDS encoding ABC transporter ATP-binding protein, translating into MSLVRINNGSLAYGYTPLLQNADFTIERGERVCIVGRNGAGKSSLLKILDREVLLDEGEFNIDGNVTVSRLQQDPPKAEQGTVYAYIAAGLKEVGEALERYHQLSHDVAHASPEMMDRMLNEMQSLQETLDHYNGWQLDSRIQQNCELLGLDPDKSLSELSGGWQRKVALARALVSEPDLLLLDEPTNHLDIDTIEWLEKFLLDYQGAIVFISHDRGFIARMATRIVDLDRGVVTSWPGNYQAYLDGKQEWLRVEADKNALFDKRLADEEVWIRQGVKARRTRNEGRVRALKALRQERSERLNRQGNAKMAVAETERSGKLVFDVKDLNYNLPDKNLVKNFNTTVIRGDRIALIGPNGCGKSTLIKLLIEKLQPQSGEVKVGTKLEIAYFDQYREALDPEQTVEDNVGEGKKTITINGQDRHILSYLQDFLFSPMRARTPVKALSGGEKNRLLLAKLLIRPANLIILDEPTNDLDIETLELLESLLTEYQGTLLLVSHDRAFIDNTVTSSWWYAGNGHWSEYVGGYQDAVDQGAKFYSEEPSSLKTVEAPATPTKAVEVKAAEPVKAVKKLSYKLQRELESLPNVMEQLEEDILALQTTIGNPDFYSQAQDKVNQVLSQLADKEKQLEVCFERWEELESLK
- a CDS encoding glutaredoxin family protein, with amino-acid sequence MPELPLDPKSESQQVYVLYHTEGCHLCELAAELLAKTGIAFQAIDICDDEILAERYSVSIPVVKAWDGRCLFWPFNATQLQDFLGA
- a CDS encoding DUF3466 family protein, producing MKLKLDNALSLVALGVLGVLNSAHAAPVYEIVNIDNYDLKGTLEGTRNGYALGVNANDELVGISKGKKKLSTADVEDGVIDVEDGIAPEESITYSITEPIIANNFTFVAKENDDTSNPWLPTFDSINGTTVPSDTSVINSVDTFYYGINDAGVKVGSMTSPEKKTENTATTDVTDDYWYYRDFEFRGVVKTADAEIPLPPPYTQYVKDDKTVELGGWSAASAVNNNNLVVGYASTDISKYGGDRVTYCLSSDNTLPLDVCVQREQYPNKSGTRNIQYQTRAYVWQIDNGVATGTTLPLGLTPASGSTLTFTAQALGVNDNGVVVGRSHVYRNNNTDKLRQDAAYWSKDTDGNYQYHWIKMGDSISNSIAYDINDDGIVVGSYRSYIQGYLRDKFFYFDINTPDVGYVTPNDFATKLTDLSSKPKDINNKGQVVGYIETTYDKEKPRPKAGFLYEKSTGEFSDLNTLLTCESKGYEKGSDGNWVRHEVEVQDGSGELLTYKSDILVVEASSINEDGTIVGTAFIRKPSYQFDDKGNLIIGENGKPLFELSGNGDPVTAYIPRMVVLKPTTNGEACTVDDSTEAGNYERKGAASLAWLLALPLIWFRRRKG